The Paraburkholderia dioscoreae DNA window TGATGAAGCAGCACTACTCGCGCTATACGCCCGAGCAGGTCGAGAAAGCGTGCGGCACGCCGAAGGAAAAATTCCTCAAGGTGTGCGAGATGCTGGCATCCACGGCAGTTCCGGGGCGCGCCGGCACGATCCTGTACGCGCTCGGCTGGACGCATCATTCGATCGGCGCGCAGATCATCCGCACCGGCGCGATGGTGCAATTGCTGCTGGGCAATATCGGCATTGCCGGCGGCGGCATGAACGCGCTGCGCGGTCACTCGAACATTCAGGGTTTGACCGACCTCGGCCTGATGTCGAACCTGTTGCCGGGTTACATGACGCTGCCGCTGGAAGCCGAGCAGGACTTCGACGCCTTCATCAAGAAGCGCGCGAGCCAGCCGCTGCGGCCGAATCAGCTGAGCTACTGGCGCAACTATCGGGCGTTCCATGTCAGCTTCATGAAGTCGTGGTGGGGCGATAACGCGACCGCCGAGAACAACTTCGGTTTCGACTATCTGCCGAAGCTCGACAAGTCGTACGACATGCTGCAGGTCTTCGAGCTGATGAATCAAGGCAAGATGACCGGCTACATCGCGCAAGGCTTCAATCCGCTCGCCGCAGCGCCGAACAAGGCGAAGATCGGCGCGGGTCTGGCCAAGCTGAAGTGGCTCGTCATCATGGATCCGCTCGCCACGGAAACATCCGAGTTCTGGAAGAATTTCGGCGAGTTCAACGACGTCGATCCGGCTTCGATCCAGACCGAGGTGTTCCGTTTGCCGACCACCTGTTTCGCGGAAGAGCGCGGTTCGCTGGTCAGCTCCAGCCGCGTGCTGCAGTGGCACTGGCAGGGCGCGGACGGTCCCGGAGAATCGAGGAGCGATCTGGAGATCATGTCGGGGCTGTGGCTGCGCATTCGCGAGGCTTACAGGAAGAACGGCGGCAAGTATCCCGATCCGATTCTGAACATGAGCTGGCCGTACGCCAACCCGGAGAGCCCCACGCCCGAAGAAATCGCGATGGAGTTCAACGGCAAGGCGCTCGCCGACGTCACCGACGCGACCGACAAAACCAAGGTGCTCGCGAAGAAGGGCGAGCAACTGGCGAGCTTCGCCCAGTTGCGCGACGACGGCAGCACCGCGAGCGGTTGCTGGATTTTCTGTGGCTCGTGGACCCAGGCGGGCAACCAGATGGGCCGCCGCGACAACTCCGACCCGACCGGCATCGGCAACACGCTGAACTGGGCATGGGCGTGGCCCGCGAACCGGCGGATTCTGTACAACCGCGCTTCGTGCGACGTCAGCGGCAAGCCGTTCGATCCGACGCGCAAGCTGATCGCGTGGAACGGCAAGGCGTGGGCGGGAGCGGACGTTCCCGACTTCAAGGTGGACGAACCGCCGGAAAACGGCATGAATCCGTTCATCATGAATCCGGAGGGTGTGGCGCGCTTCTTCTCGCGTGACGGTCTGGTGGAAGGGCCATTCCCCGAGCACTACGAACCGTTTGAGACGCCGATCGGCTACAACCCGCTGCATCCGGACAACAAGCTGGTGGTCAGCAGTCCGGCGGCACGTGTGTTCCCCGACGACCGGGCTGCGTTCGGCACGCACGAGAACTTCCCGCATACCGCGACCACGTATCGTCTGACCGAACACTTTCACTACTGGACCAAGCACGCGCGTCTGAACGCGATCGTGCAGCCGCAACAGTTCGTGGAGATCGGCGAGGATCTGGCGAAGGAAGTGGGCGTGGTGGCCGGCGATCGCGTCAAGGTGTCGTCCAATCGCGGCCACATCATTGCGGTCGCGCTCGTCACCAAGCGGATCAAACCGCTGATGATCGAAGGAAAGAAAGTCCAGACCGTTGGCTTGCCGTTGCATTGGGGCTTCAAGGGACTCACGAAGCCGGGCTATCTCGTCAATACGCTGACCCCCTCCGTGGGCGATGGGAATTCGCAAACACCGGAATTCAAGTCGTTCCTCGTCAAGGTCGAAAAGGCATAAGGAAAAGAGATGGCACTGCAATCACTGGACATCAAACGCCTCTCGGCCACGACCTTGCCTGAACCGCAAGTGCGTGAGCCGGTCACGGGCACGGTCGCCAAGCTCATCGACGTCTCGAAGTGCATTGGCTGCAAGGCGTGTCAGACCGCCTGCATGGAGTGGAACGATCTGCGCGACGAAGTCGGTACCACGACCGGCATTTACGACAACCCGCGCGATCTGAGCGAGCATTCGTGGACCGTCATGCGGTTCTCGGAATACGAGAACACCGAAGGCGATCTCGAGTGGCTGATCCGCAAGGACGGCTGCATGCACTGCGAGGATCCGGGCTGTCTGAAGGCCTGTCCGTCACCGGGCGCGATCGTGCAGTACACGAACGGCATCGTGGATTTCCACGAGGAGAACTGCATTGGCTGCGGCTATTGCGTGACGGGTTGCCCGTTCAACGTGCCGCGCATTTCGAAGAAGGACAATCGCGCGTACAAGTGCACGCTGTGTTCGGACCGCGTGGCGGTGGGCCAGGAACCGGCTTGCGTGAAGACGTGCCCGACCGGCGCGATCATGTTCGGCACCAAGGAGGACATGAAGCAGCAGGCCGCCGACCGGGTGGAAGATCTGAAGGAACGCGGTTTCCAGAATGCCGGCTTGTACGATCCTGCCGGCGTGGGCGGCACGCACGTCATGTACGTGCTGCATCACGCCGACAAGGCCAACCTGTATCACGGTTTGCCGCAGAATCCGAAGATCAGCGCGATGGTCGGGCTGTGGAAAGGGCTGGCCAAGCCGCTGGCGCTCGCGGGTATCGCGTTCGCGGCCGTGGCCGGGTTCTTCCACTACACGCGCGTGGGTCCGAACGAGGTGAGCGAGGCGGAAGAAGCCGAAGCCCAGCACGAAGCCGACGAAGCACGCCGTTCGCGGGAGGCATCCAATGAAGCACCCTGAGCATACCGAGTTGAAGGACGTGAAGGGCAACAGCCTGATCGTGCGCTACACGCCGAATGAGCGCACGAATCACTGGATCACCGCCATCACGTTCGTGCTGCTGGCGCTCTCCGGCCTTGCCATGTTTCATCCGGCAATGTCGTGGCTTTACGCGATCTTCGGCGGCGGGCAATGGACGCGGATTCTGCATCCGTTCGTGGGCTGCGTGATGTTTCTGTCGTTCCTGATTCTTGCGTTGCGCTTCTGGCACCACAACTATCTGGACAAGGCCGACATTCAGTGGATGAAGCAGATCGACGACGTGCTCAACAATCGCGAGGAAAAGCTTCCCGCGATCGGCAAGTACAACGCCGGTCAAAAGCTGCTATTTTTCACGATGGTGATCTGCCTGCTGCTGTTGCTGGCAAGCGGCATCGTGATCTGGCGGCGCTACTTCTCGTTCTATTTTCCGATCGAGATCGTCCGGCTCGCGGCGCTGGTGCATGCGGCAGCGGCGTTCGTGCTGATCGTCGGCATCGTCGTGCATATTTATGCGGCGTTGTGGATCAAGGGATCGATCGGTGCCATGATGCGCGGCACGGTGACCTACGGCTGGGCGAGAAAGCATCATCCGAACTGGTTCAAGGAAATCATCGGTAAATAGCGGGCCACGCCTAGGCACCCAGGCAGCGCAACCAAAGCGCGCTGCACCCCGAGCCGCCGCCCTTGTTCGATGAACGGCGGCGGCTCTTCAGTTTTCAGAGGTCGATACTGTGGTTCAACGTATTCTCGAAGTCGGCGATATCGAGTCGCTCGACCATTCGGCGATTCCGCGCATTCGCACGCCGGAGCGGCTTGCGGTGTTCTCCGCGCGCGCCGCGCGCCTGCGCCAGCTCGCGGCGCTCAACAATCCGATCGCCGGCTATTTGCACCTGATGGCCGTGCTCGCCGACGCGCAGCAAGCCGTGATGACAGGCTTCAAGGCGCGACCGCCGAGCCCCGAGTTGATCGCGAGCGCGCAGCAACATTCCATGCCGCTGATTCCGGCGCTTTCCGGTGTGCGCGATCCGGCGTGGCGCGATGTGCTGCGCCAACTGCTCGACAAGGTGGCCGCCGCGGGCCCGCTCACGCCGCCGCTCGAAGCGCTGATCGACCATTTGCGCACGCTCGATACCGCTGCGCTCGAATTCCAGGCCGACGCGATCTTCGCGCAGCGCTTCGAAGAGGTCGACCCGGCGAGCGCGCCGTTCATCGTGGCCGCGCTGCAAGTGGTGTGGACCGACCTCGCCGCCGATATCGACAAGCGCGAAGTGCCGTACATCGAAACCCTCGGCCTGTGTCCCGTGTGCGGATCGCATCCGGTGGCGAGCATCGTGCGCGTGGGCGGCGCGTATGATAACTACCGCTACCTGCAATGCGGGTTGTGCTCGACCGAATGGCACATGGTTCGAGCGAAGTGCTCGAACTGCGATTCGACCAAGGGTATTGCCTATCACACGGTCGGTTCGCCGGATGCCGACGAGGCCACGCGCGAAACCGAATCGAAGAACGCCGCGCTGAAAGCGGAATCGTGCGACGAATGCCATACTTATCGAAAGATCGGCATTCAGTCGAAGGACTACGATTTCGAACCGTTCGCGGACGATCTCGCCAGTCTCACGCTGGATCTCTTGATGGGGGCGGAAGGTTATCGACGGGCTTCGCCGCATCCGTGGCTGTGGCCCGAACAGGCCGCCGGTGCGGACGAGTCTTCCGGCGAGTCCGACTAGCACTAGCGCTTGGACACCAGTAGATCAGAAAAGGGATTGCCTCGTGAGCGATGTAAGCGGCTCTGAATTGCGGGCGCTGATGGCGCGCGTGCCGTCGGTGGAAAAAGTGATGGCGTCGGCCGAGTTCACGCCGCTGATCGGCGAGTACGGCCGCACGCAGGTGTTGGGCGCGGTGCGCGAGGCGCTCGACAACTGGCGCGCGAGCGCGCAGTCGGGCGCTGCATCCGTGAGCGCGCTCGACGCCGTGCAACTGAAGAGCTCAGTAGAAGCCACGCTGCGCCAACGCAACCAGTCGCGCCTGCGTAGCGTTTTCAATCTGACCGGCACCGTGCTGCATACCAACCTCGGCCGTGCATTGCTGCCCGACGAGGCCGTGCAGTCCGTCATGAAGGCGCTCACGCAACCCGCCAACCTCGAATTCGATCTCGACACCGGCAAGCGCGGCGATCGCGACGATCTGATCGACGAGCTCATCTGCGAATTGACCGGAGCTGAAGCGGCCACCGTGGTCAACAACAATGCGGCCGCGGTGCTGCTTGCGCTGTCCGCGCTGGCGTCGAAGAAAGAAGTGATCGTGTCGCGGGGCGAACTGGTCGAGATTGGCGGCGCGTTTCGCATTCCGGACATCATGAGCCGAGCGGGCGCGAAGCTGCGCGAAGTCGGCACCACGAACCGCACGCATCTGAAAGACTACGAGGAAGCCATCGGCCCGCAAACCGCGCTGCTGATGAAAGTCCACGCGAGCAACTACGCGATCAACGGTTTCACCAAAGAAGTCGG harbors:
- the fdnG gene encoding formate dehydrogenase-N subunit alpha gives rise to the protein MPHMSRRQFLKVSATTLAGSSLALMGFSPTPALAEVRQYKLSRTTETRNTCPYCSVGCGILMYGLGDNAKNAKSSIIHIEGDPDHPVNRGTLCPKGASLIDFIHSPSRLKYPEYRAAGSNEWKRISWEDALDRIAKLMKEDRDANFVETTQDGKKVNRWLTTGMLAASAGSNEVGYLTHKTVRSLGMLAFDNQARVUHGPTVAGLAPTFGRGAMTNHWVDIKNADVILVMGGNAAEAHPCGFKWVTEAKAHRKARLIVVDPRFTRTASVADYYAQIRTGSDIVFLGGVINYLLTNDKIQHEYVKNYTDMPFIVREDFSFTDGLYSGYNADKRKYDQSSWDYERGDDGFAKIDPTLQHPRCVYQLMKQHYSRYTPEQVEKACGTPKEKFLKVCEMLASTAVPGRAGTILYALGWTHHSIGAQIIRTGAMVQLLLGNIGIAGGGMNALRGHSNIQGLTDLGLMSNLLPGYMTLPLEAEQDFDAFIKKRASQPLRPNQLSYWRNYRAFHVSFMKSWWGDNATAENNFGFDYLPKLDKSYDMLQVFELMNQGKMTGYIAQGFNPLAAAPNKAKIGAGLAKLKWLVIMDPLATETSEFWKNFGEFNDVDPASIQTEVFRLPTTCFAEERGSLVSSSRVLQWHWQGADGPGESRSDLEIMSGLWLRIREAYRKNGGKYPDPILNMSWPYANPESPTPEEIAMEFNGKALADVTDATDKTKVLAKKGEQLASFAQLRDDGSTASGCWIFCGSWTQAGNQMGRRDNSDPTGIGNTLNWAWAWPANRRILYNRASCDVSGKPFDPTRKLIAWNGKAWAGADVPDFKVDEPPENGMNPFIMNPEGVARFFSRDGLVEGPFPEHYEPFETPIGYNPLHPDNKLVVSSPAARVFPDDRAAFGTHENFPHTATTYRLTEHFHYWTKHARLNAIVQPQQFVEIGEDLAKEVGVVAGDRVKVSSNRGHIIAVALVTKRIKPLMIEGKKVQTVGLPLHWGFKGLTKPGYLVNTLTPSVGDGNSQTPEFKSFLVKVEKA
- the fdxH gene encoding formate dehydrogenase subunit beta, whose amino-acid sequence is MALQSLDIKRLSATTLPEPQVREPVTGTVAKLIDVSKCIGCKACQTACMEWNDLRDEVGTTTGIYDNPRDLSEHSWTVMRFSEYENTEGDLEWLIRKDGCMHCEDPGCLKACPSPGAIVQYTNGIVDFHEENCIGCGYCVTGCPFNVPRISKKDNRAYKCTLCSDRVAVGQEPACVKTCPTGAIMFGTKEDMKQQAADRVEDLKERGFQNAGLYDPAGVGGTHVMYVLHHADKANLYHGLPQNPKISAMVGLWKGLAKPLALAGIAFAAVAGFFHYTRVGPNEVSEAEEAEAQHEADEARRSREASNEAP
- a CDS encoding formate dehydrogenase subunit gamma; this encodes MKHPEHTELKDVKGNSLIVRYTPNERTNHWITAITFVLLALSGLAMFHPAMSWLYAIFGGGQWTRILHPFVGCVMFLSFLILALRFWHHNYLDKADIQWMKQIDDVLNNREEKLPAIGKYNAGQKLLFFTMVICLLLLLASGIVIWRRYFSFYFPIEIVRLAALVHAAAAFVLIVGIVVHIYAALWIKGSIGAMMRGTVTYGWARKHHPNWFKEIIGK
- the fdhE gene encoding formate dehydrogenase accessory protein FdhE — its product is MVQRILEVGDIESLDHSAIPRIRTPERLAVFSARAARLRQLAALNNPIAGYLHLMAVLADAQQAVMTGFKARPPSPELIASAQQHSMPLIPALSGVRDPAWRDVLRQLLDKVAAAGPLTPPLEALIDHLRTLDTAALEFQADAIFAQRFEEVDPASAPFIVAALQVVWTDLAADIDKREVPYIETLGLCPVCGSHPVASIVRVGGAYDNYRYLQCGLCSTEWHMVRAKCSNCDSTKGIAYHTVGSPDADEATRETESKNAALKAESCDECHTYRKIGIQSKDYDFEPFADDLASLTLDLLMGAEGYRRASPHPWLWPEQAAGADESSGESD
- the selA gene encoding L-seryl-tRNA(Sec) selenium transferase, translating into MSDVSGSELRALMARVPSVEKVMASAEFTPLIGEYGRTQVLGAVREALDNWRASAQSGAASVSALDAVQLKSSVEATLRQRNQSRLRSVFNLTGTVLHTNLGRALLPDEAVQSVMKALTQPANLEFDLDTGKRGDRDDLIDELICELTGAEAATVVNNNAAAVLLALSALASKKEVIVSRGELVEIGGAFRIPDIMSRAGAKLREVGTTNRTHLKDYEEAIGPQTALLMKVHASNYAINGFTKEVGLDEIAPLAHARGLAVAVDLGSGTLVDLGQWGLPREPTVRETVKAGADLVTFSGDKLLGGPQAGLIVGRRDLIAKIKKHPLKRALRVGKLTLAALEPVLQLYRAPEKLSERLTTLRLLTRPADDIRLAAERVRPALQRALGERYAVAAEPMFSQIGSGALPVDVLPSYGLVVRTADGKRGGRQLLALEKLLREMARPVIGRIADDALRLDLRCLEAADEAQLIGQLKGVRA